A portion of the bacterium genome contains these proteins:
- a CDS encoding flagellar motor protein — MDLTSLIGPIAGIALVIGSFLMEGGDIASLIQVTAALIVFGGTFGAVVFSFSQEQLISAMKATKRVFFNQHIDQKEIIAELVRYATKARKEGVIVLEKEAKNASDPLIKLGLEAVSDGADPSLVRDLMETQLAQMETSSTSDMKVWEAAGAYSPTFGIIGAVMGLINVMKNLADPSALGAGIAVAFVATIYGLIGANLVFIPMNTKIKNKDHHIFLAKQMMIEGILSIQAGESPALIERKLQAFILESAASHDGKKSAEEAMA, encoded by the coding sequence ATGGATTTAACATCTTTAATAGGTCCTATAGCCGGTATTGCGCTTGTTATCGGGTCTTTCTTGATGGAAGGTGGAGATATTGCGTCACTCATTCAGGTGACTGCTGCGCTTATAGTCTTTGGCGGAACTTTTGGCGCAGTTGTTTTTAGTTTTTCTCAGGAACAACTTATTTCTGCAATGAAAGCGACAAAAAGGGTATTTTTTAATCAACATATTGATCAAAAAGAAATTATTGCAGAACTCGTAAGATATGCAACAAAAGCCAGAAAAGAAGGCGTTATTGTCCTTGAAAAAGAAGCAAAAAACGCAAGTGATCCTCTTATAAAACTCGGACTTGAAGCAGTAAGCGACGGAGCTGACCCTTCTCTTGTCAGAGATTTGATGGAAACGCAACTTGCACAAATGGAAACTTCTTCAACAAGTGATATGAAAGTTTGGGAAGCAGCAGGTGCTTATTCCCCTACCTTCGGAATTATCGGTGCAGTAATGGGACTTATTAACGTAATGAAAAATCTTGCTGACCCTTCTGCTCTCGGAGCAGGGATTGCTGTTGCCTTCGTTGCTACTATTTACGGTTTAATCGGAGCAAATTTAGTATTTATTCCAATGAATACAAAAATTAAAAATAAAGATCATCACATCTTTTTAGCTAAACAAATGATGATTGAAGGAATACTTTCAATTCAAGCCGGCGAAAGTCCTGCATTGATTGAAAGAAAGCTTCAGGCTTTTATCCTTGAATCAGCTGCTTCACATGATGGCAAAAAATCTGCTGAAGAAGCTATGGCCTAA
- a CDS encoding OmpA family protein, giving the protein MARKKHAEEHVNLERWLISYADFITLLFATFVVLYALSQIDLAKFKDLKISLAKAFSSSPTILQGDPGMLNKSNKVMDSGGQQDNQNLIPPMLDAPYAKQEESNFEEAMKSLDSQNLNETNGIKTEVTEKGLVIKLLGGIVFESSTATIKKDFYKQLGKIGIILKNKFPNHLIRVEGHTDNLPINSSVYPSNWELSSARSASIIRYMMKNFGISKDRFSALGYADSRPAASNNTEAGRKENRRVEIIILRNNLLKTETVSKEFKQDLKKEIDKFKEVTKIEGNDSSTTSDAVKNLLKEGKSKGNVIILDNSDDAYKKDAQQILKEIKEKEQQAEDDSKARKQAFFNNVKKQF; this is encoded by the coding sequence ATGGCAAGAAAAAAACATGCTGAAGAACACGTAAACCTTGAAAGATGGCTTATATCTTATGCCGATTTTATTACATTACTGTTTGCAACGTTTGTTGTGCTTTACGCTCTTTCCCAGATTGACCTTGCCAAATTCAAAGATTTAAAAATTTCCCTTGCTAAAGCTTTTTCTTCATCTCCTACTATCCTTCAGGGCGATCCGGGTATGCTTAATAAAAGTAATAAAGTCATGGATTCAGGAGGACAGCAGGATAACCAGAATTTGATTCCTCCAATGCTTGATGCACCTTATGCAAAACAGGAAGAATCCAATTTTGAAGAAGCAATGAAGAGCCTGGACAGTCAAAATTTAAATGAGACCAATGGAATCAAGACAGAAGTAACCGAAAAAGGTCTTGTAATAAAATTGCTTGGAGGTATTGTTTTTGAATCATCAACAGCAACAATAAAAAAAGATTTTTATAAACAACTTGGAAAAATAGGAATTATTCTTAAAAATAAATTCCCGAATCATTTAATAAGAGTTGAAGGGCATACGGATAATTTACCGATAAACTCCTCTGTTTATCCTTCTAACTGGGAATTATCATCTGCAAGGTCAGCTTCTATAATTCGTTATATGATGAAAAATTTTGGCATTTCAAAGGACAGATTCAGTGCTTTAGGTTATGCGGACAGCAGACCGGCAGCTTCTAACAATACAGAAGCCGGAAGAAAAGAAAACAGAAGAGTTGAAATTATTATATTAAGAAATAATTTGTTAAAAACCGAAACAGTATCTAAAGAATTTAAACAGGATCTCAAAAAAGAAATTGATAAATTTAAAGAAGTTACAAAAATAGAAGGAAACGATTCTTCAACAACCAGCGATGCTGTCAAAAATCTGCTAAAAGAAGGCAAATCAAAAGGCAATGTTATAATACTCGATAACTCTGACGATGCCTACAAAAAAGATGCGCAACAAATACTTAAAGAGATT
- the secA gene encoding preprotein translocase subunit SecA: protein MIDLLLKVLGDPNARKIKKIQPTVEYINSLEPEISRLSDGELKAKTAEFKQRFQERQRSDDPQRDKALEKETLDGILPEAFAVVREAGKRTLNMRHFDTQLIGGIVLHQGQIAEMRTGEGKTLVATLPAYLNALTGKGVQIVTVNDYLAKRDSEWMGKIYKFLGLEVGLVLSNMAEKDFEKKKKAYQADITYGTNNEFGFDYLRDNMSGSLEQCGQRPYNFAIIDEVDSILIDEARTPLIISGRLEKSAETYKIMAKIAPQLEKNIHYEVEEKNRNIIFTEDGIDKAQELLNVQDIFDASTQLAHYLLQALKAKELFMKDTDYVVKNGEVIIVDEFTGRMMEGRRWSDGLHQAVEAKENVKIQDESQTLASITFQNLFRLYPKLSGMTGTAVTEEAEFGKIYHLEVTQIPTNRVDIRQDLPDVIYKTETQKFKSLVLEIEDLYSQGRPILVGTISIEKSELLSGMLKAKGLKHNVLNAKHHEKEATIIAQAGRYGAITIATNMAGRGTDIILGGNPEFLAKEMLEGVNKEEISSEEYEKLKNEALDKAYLITQEEHEKVVNAGGLCVIGTERHESRRIDNQLRGRAGRQGDPGSTRFFLSLEDNLMRIFGGDKISGLMNMLNVEEDMAIEAGIVSKSIESAQKKVEVYHFDIRKHVLEYDDVMNRQRELFYAQRRKVLEGGNINEDIIHMIEQELNRIMSVYISPETPYLEYDDETLNSLLKAIHSVIPQLSNLSLQDVKNIKYSDLLEKLKNMTISAYENHENDIVAFYNKIMLENHDEGEYSLQIPGSENSVMRMLERDTLLRIIDSKWIDHLHNIDILREGIGLRAYGQKDPLIEYKREAFDLFNDMMHEIQRETVAHLFRTKFEVQVVHMQEEPSDVIETPLSRAAENFVPAFLTENLIASGEKVGRNDPCPCGSGQKFKKCCGANSNVL, encoded by the coding sequence ATGATAGATTTATTGTTAAAAGTTTTGGGAGATCCAAACGCAAGAAAAATTAAAAAAATTCAGCCTACAGTTGAATATATAAACTCGCTTGAACCGGAAATAAGCCGGCTTTCTGACGGAGAATTAAAGGCAAAAACAGCGGAATTCAAACAAAGATTTCAAGAAAGACAAAGATCTGACGATCCTCAAAGAGATAAAGCCCTAGAAAAAGAAACTCTCGATGGTATTCTTCCTGAAGCTTTTGCTGTAGTGAGAGAAGCAGGAAAAAGAACCCTTAATATGCGTCATTTTGATACGCAGTTAATAGGCGGAATAGTCCTTCATCAAGGACAAATTGCAGAAATGAGAACAGGTGAAGGTAAAACACTTGTCGCAACTTTACCTGCATACTTAAATGCACTTACAGGCAAAGGCGTTCAGATTGTTACGGTAAATGATTACCTTGCAAAGCGTGACAGCGAATGGATGGGTAAAATTTACAAATTTTTAGGTCTTGAAGTAGGACTTGTTCTTTCAAATATGGCAGAAAAAGACTTTGAAAAAAAGAAAAAAGCTTATCAGGCAGACATTACTTACGGTACAAATAATGAGTTCGGATTTGATTATTTAAGAGATAATATGTCGGGAAGCCTTGAACAATGTGGACAAAGACCTTACAACTTTGCAATCATAGATGAAGTCGATAGTATTCTTATTGACGAAGCCAGAACTCCTTTAATTATAAGCGGAAGGCTTGAAAAATCTGCTGAAACATATAAAATAATGGCAAAAATAGCCCCTCAGCTTGAAAAAAATATTCATTATGAAGTTGAAGAAAAAAACAGAAACATAATTTTTACAGAAGACGGCATAGACAAAGCTCAAGAACTTTTAAACGTTCAGGATATTTTTGATGCTTCAACACAGCTTGCCCATTATCTTTTACAAGCTTTGAAAGCAAAAGAGCTTTTTATGAAAGATACTGATTATGTTGTAAAAAACGGTGAAGTTATTATAGTTGACGAATTTACGGGAAGAATGATGGAAGGTCGCCGCTGGAGTGACGGGCTTCATCAGGCTGTTGAAGCAAAAGAAAACGTCAAAATTCAGGATGAAAGCCAGACGCTTGCAAGTATTACATTCCAGAATCTTTTCAGGCTTTATCCGAAACTCTCGGGGATGACAGGTACTGCTGTTACCGAAGAAGCGGAATTCGGCAAAATATATCATCTTGAAGTAACACAAATCCCGACAAACAGAGTTGACATAAGGCAGGATCTTCCTGATGTTATTTACAAAACAGAAACACAAAAATTCAAGTCTCTTGTTCTGGAAATTGAAGACCTTTATTCGCAGGGAAGACCCATACTTGTAGGTACAATCAGTATCGAAAAATCAGAGCTTTTATCGGGAATGCTTAAGGCAAAAGGGCTTAAACATAACGTATTAAACGCAAAACATCACGAAAAAGAAGCGACAATTATAGCACAGGCGGGAAGATACGGGGCTATTACAATAGCAACAAACATGGCAGGTCGAGGAACTGATATTATTCTCGGAGGAAACCCTGAATTTCTTGCAAAAGAAATGCTTGAAGGTGTCAACAAAGAAGAAATTTCTTCTGAAGAATACGAAAAACTTAAAAATGAAGCTCTCGATAAAGCTTACCTGATTACGCAGGAAGAGCATGAAAAGGTTGTTAATGCCGGAGGTCTTTGTGTCATCGGTACAGAAAGGCATGAATCAAGGCGTATTGATAATCAGCTGAGAGGAAGAGCAGGAAGACAGGGCGATCCCGGTTCTACAAGATTTTTCCTTTCTCTTGAAGACAATTTGATGAGAATTTTTGGCGGGGACAAAATTAGCGGCTTAATGAACATGCTTAATGTAGAAGAAGATATGGCAATAGAAGCAGGTATAGTAAGCAAAAGTATAGAATCAGCTCAGAAAAAGGTTGAAGTATACCACTTTGACATAAGAAAACACGTTCTTGAATATGATGATGTTATGAATAGACAGAGAGAACTCTTCTATGCGCAGAGAAGAAAGGTTCTTGAAGGCGGAAATATCAATGAAGATATTATTCATATGATTGAACAGGAATTAAACAGGATTATGTCTGTTTATATCAGTCCTGAAACTCCTTATCTGGAATATGACGACGAAACGCTCAATTCCCTCTTAAAAGCTATTCATTCAGTTATTCCGCAGCTTTCAAATCTTTCTCTTCAGGATGTAAAAAACATTAAGTATTCTGATTTGCTTGAAAAACTCAAAAATATGACGATTTCCGCTTATGAAAATCATGAAAATGACATAGTGGCTTTTTATAACAAAATTATGTTAGAAAACCATGACGAAGGGGAATATTCATTACAAATACCGGGCTCTGAAAACAGTGTAATGAGAATGCTGGAAAGAGATACTCTCCTTAGAATCATTGACAGCAAATGGATTGACCATTTGCATAATATTGATATTTTAAGAGAAGGCATAGGGCTGCGGGCATACGGACAGAAAGATCCTCTTATAGAGTATAAAAGAGAAGCTTTCGACCTGTTTAATGATATGATGCATGAAATTCAGAGAGAAACCGTTGCACATCTTTTCAGGACAAAATTTGAAGTTCAGGTTGTGCATATGCAGGAAGAACCTTCTGATGTGATAGAAACTCCTCTTTCAAGGGCTGCTGAGAATTTTGTACCTGCCTTTTTGACTGAGAATCTTATAGCTTCCGGTGAAAAAGTTGGAAGAAATGACCCGTGTCCTTGCGGAAGCGGACAAAAATTCAAAAAATGTTGTGGTGCAAACAGTAACGTTTTATAA